In one Lolium rigidum isolate FL_2022 chromosome 3, APGP_CSIRO_Lrig_0.1, whole genome shotgun sequence genomic region, the following are encoded:
- the LOC124701688 gene encoding putative polyol transporter 1 encodes MSGAQLFMKEDLKITDTQIEILAGVISIYSLFGSLAAGLTSDWLGRRYTMVLAAAIFFTGALVMGLAPNYAFLMAGRFVAGIGVGYALMIAPVYTAEVAPTSSRGFLTTFPEVFNNFGILLGYVSNFAFARLPVHQSWRAMFLVGAVPPVFLGFAVLAMPESPRWLVMRGRIEDARRVLRRTSDSHEEAEERLLDIKRVVGIPADATDADDVVAIVRANEAARGQGVWRELLINPSRPVRRMLVAGLGLMFIQQATGVDCVVMYSPRVFEAAGIKSKTNSLGASMAVGACKTFFIPIATLLLDRIGRRPLLLASGGGMAIFLFTLATSLLMLDRRPESEAKALGAVSIAAMLSFVASFASGLGPVAWVYCSEIYPLRLRAQAAAIGTGLNRLMGGATTMSFLSLTHTITIAGAFYLYACIAAAGWVFMYFFLPETMGKSLEDTGKLFGKDTDDDVDGVVRHERKKSTELIGAPQ; translated from the coding sequence ATGAGCGGCGCTCAGCTGTTCATGAAGGAGGACCTGAAGATCACCGACACCCAGATCGAGATCCTGGCCGGCGTCATCAGCATCTACTCCCTCTTCGGCTCGCTGGCGGCGGGGCTGACGTCCGACTGGCTGGGGCGGCGGTACACCATGGTGCTGGCGGCCGCCATCTTCTTCACGGGCGCCCTCGTCATGGGCCTCGCCCCCAACTACGCCTTCCTCATGGCCGGCCGCTTCGTCGCCGGCATCGGCGTCGGCTACGCGCTCATGATCGCGCCCGTGTACACCGCCGAGGTGGCGCCCACCTCCAGCCGCGGcttcctcaccaccttcccggaggTGTTCAACAACTTCGGCATCCTCCTGGGCTACGTCTCCAACTTCGCCTTCGCGCGCCTCCCCGTCCACCAGAGCTGGCGCGCCATGTTCCTCGTCGGCGCCGTGCCGCCCGTCTTCCTCGGCTTCGCCGTCCTCGCCATGCCGGAGTCCCCCCGCTGGCTCGTCATGCGCGGCCGCATCGAGGACGCGCGCCGCGTCCTCCGGAGGACCTCCGACTCGcacgaggaggccgaggagcggCTCCTCGACATCAAGAGGGTCGTCGGCATCCCCGCGGACGCCACCGACGCCGACGACGTGGTCGCCATCGTGCGCGCCAACGAGGCCGCGCGCGGGCAGGGGGTGTGGAGAGAGCTGCTCATCAACCCGAGCCGCCCCGTGCGGCGCATGCTCGTTGCTGGGCTCGGGCTCATGTTCATCCAGCAGGCCACGGGCGTCGACTGCGTCGTCATGTACAGCCCGCGGGTGTTCGAGGCTGCCGGCATCAAGTCCAAGACCAACTCGCTGGGGGCGTCCATGGCGGTGGGCGCCTGCAAGACCTTCTTCATACCCATCGCCACGCTCCTCCTCGACCGCATCGGGCGGAGGCCGCTGCTGCTGGCCAGCGGCGGCGGGATGGCCATCTTCCTCTTCACGCTCGCCACGTCTCTGCTCATGCTGGACCGGCGGCCGGAGTCGGAGGCCAAGGCGCTGGGCGCCGTGAGCATCGCCGCGATGCTGTCGTTCGTGGCGTCGTTCGCGTCGGGGCTGGGCCCGGTGGCGTGGGTATACTGCTCGGAGATCTACCCGCTCCGGCTGCGCGCGCAGGCCGCCGCCATCGGCACGGGGCTGAACAGGCTCATGGGCGGGGCCACCACCATGTCCTTCCTGTCGCTCACCCACACCATCACCATCGCCGGGGCGTTCTACCTCTACGCCTGCATCGCCGCCGCGGGGTGGGTGTTCATGTACTTCTTCCTGCCCGAGACGATGGGCAAGAGCCTGGAGGACACCGGGAAGCTCTTCGGCAAGGACAcggacgacgacgtcgacggcgtcgTGCGCCATGAGCGCAAGAAATCTACTGAGCTCATCGGCGCTCCACAGTAA